A window of the Vicia villosa cultivar HV-30 ecotype Madison, WI unplaced genomic scaffold, Vvil1.0 ctg.002930F_1_1, whole genome shotgun sequence genome harbors these coding sequences:
- the LOC131640079 gene encoding uncharacterized protein LOC131640079, whose amino-acid sequence MSRPILEGLTCSRLEGRDKDGLEILFMEKEVKEAVWSCDENKSSGPNGISLDFFKKNWGVVKEDVMRFVGDFHSKAILTKACTSSFINLIPKLSNPQLLSQYRITCLVSSLYKILSKLLASRLKNVIGKLISVKQSAFIKGISILDGILWLTKFLTWLRGRREVVWC is encoded by the coding sequence ATGTCGAGACCTATTTTGGAGGGTTTAACTTGTAGTAGATTGGAGGGAAGAGACAAGGATGGTTTGGAGATTCTCTTTATGGAGAAGGAGGTTAAAGAGGCGGTGTGGAGTTGCGACGAGAACAAAAGTTCCGGTCCAAATGGCATTTCTTTAgacttctttaaaaaaaattggggAGTCGTGAAGGAAGATGTTATGAGGTTTGTGGGTGATTTTCATTCTAAGGCGATTCTTACTAAGGCGTGTACTTCTTCGTTCATTAATCTTATCCCTAAGTTATCAAATCCACAACTTTTATCGCAGTATAGAATAACTTGTCTTGTAAGTAGCCTATACAAGATTCTTTCTAAACTCTTAGCTTCAAGATTGAAAAATGTTATTGGGAAACTCATCTCGGTTAAACAATCCGCGTTTATTAAAGGAATAAGCATATTGGATGGAATCTTATGGTTAACGAAATTCTTGACTTGGCTAAGAGGGAGAAGAGAAGTTGTTTGGTGTTGA